The proteins below come from a single Erythrobacter sp. SG61-1L genomic window:
- a CDS encoding ribonuclease T2, whose protein sequence is MPVRETRLASLVAAALLAILPTAAHAQAFQCYVPNTAPVIPKPVPDGPTRQSAATHYTLALSWSPEYCRTRKAKAADRFQCGGKNGRFGLVLHGLWPEGKGGEWPQWCPTTRQVTPQIARQNLCMTPSAALLAHEWAKHGACMTKRPEAYFKAARILWNSLTLPDLDRLSRQKGLNAGAIRQAMADAFPAFTPAMVGVRLNKGGWLEEIRLCYGRNFRPTRCTRAQYGPADGTPAKIWRGL, encoded by the coding sequence ATGCCCGTTCGTGAGACTAGGCTGGCAAGTCTTGTCGCCGCGGCACTTCTGGCCATTCTTCCCACCGCCGCACACGCGCAGGCCTTTCAGTGCTATGTCCCCAACACCGCGCCAGTAATCCCGAAACCCGTGCCGGACGGCCCGACACGGCAAAGTGCCGCGACGCACTATACGCTCGCGCTCAGTTGGTCCCCCGAATATTGCCGCACCCGCAAGGCCAAAGCTGCCGACAGGTTCCAGTGCGGCGGTAAGAATGGCCGCTTCGGCCTCGTCCTTCATGGGCTGTGGCCGGAAGGGAAGGGCGGCGAATGGCCGCAATGGTGCCCCACCACCCGGCAGGTGACGCCGCAGATCGCCCGGCAGAATCTGTGCATGACACCTTCTGCCGCGCTGCTCGCCCATGAATGGGCCAAGCACGGCGCCTGCATGACGAAGCGCCCGGAAGCCTATTTCAAGGCTGCACGCATCTTGTGGAATTCGCTCACCCTGCCCGATCTCGACCGGCTCTCGCGCCAGAAGGGCCTCAATGCCGGAGCGATTCGGCAGGCGATGGCCGATGCCTTCCCTGCTTTCACGCCAGCCATGGTGGGGGTGCGGCTGAACAAAGGTGGCTGGCTGGAAGAAATCCGCCTCTGCTACGGCAGGAATTTCCGCCCGACACGCTGCACCAGGGCGCAATATGGCCCGGCAGACGGCACTCCCGCCAAAATCTGGCGCGGATTGTAG
- the nadC gene encoding carboxylating nicotinate-nucleotide diphosphorylase — translation MAADWHLPGFDLASFVRATLDEDLGVGLPGGGHDVTAESVIPANARFSGVMDSRDPIVVVGLPIAAAFFRLLDPAMEIEILAEEGQEVPAGSDVMRLSGNARAMLTAERSALNTVQHLSGIATMTRDYVRAMGPAEAKLLDTRKTIPGLRHLEKYATRMGGAQNHRMGLWDAAMIKDNHVLVAGDVGEAVRRAREAGVKDIICEVDRLDQIEPALLAGASHLLLDNMTPETLREAVAMVAGRAATEASGGVTLGTIGAIAASGVDYVSVGRLTQSAPAADIGLDFTPL, via the coding sequence TTGGCTGCTGACTGGCATCTCCCCGGATTCGACCTCGCCTCCTTCGTCCGCGCTACGCTGGACGAGGATCTTGGCGTGGGTCTGCCGGGTGGCGGGCATGACGTGACCGCCGAAAGCGTGATCCCGGCCAATGCGCGCTTTTCCGGCGTGATGGACAGCCGCGATCCCATCGTTGTTGTCGGCCTGCCCATCGCCGCCGCCTTCTTCCGCCTGCTGGATCCGGCGATGGAAATCGAAATTCTGGCCGAAGAGGGCCAGGAAGTCCCCGCCGGATCGGACGTCATGCGCCTTTCGGGCAATGCCCGTGCCATGCTGACGGCGGAGCGCAGCGCGCTCAACACCGTGCAGCACCTTTCCGGCATCGCCACCATGACGCGCGACTATGTCCGCGCAATGGGGCCAGCCGAGGCGAAGCTGCTCGATACGCGCAAGACCATCCCCGGACTGCGCCATCTGGAAAAATACGCCACCCGCATGGGCGGCGCACAGAACCATCGCATGGGGCTGTGGGATGCGGCGATGATCAAGGACAATCACGTTCTTGTCGCAGGCGACGTGGGCGAAGCCGTGCGCCGCGCACGCGAGGCCGGCGTGAAGGACATCATCTGCGAGGTAGACCGGCTCGACCAGATCGAACCCGCACTGCTGGCAGGTGCCAGCCACCTGCTGCTCGATAATATGACGCCAGAGACCCTGCGGGAAGCCGTCGCCATGGTGGCAGGGCGGGCCGCCACGGAAGCATCGGGCGGCGTCACGCTCGGCACGATTGGCGCCATCGCGGCCAGCGGGGTGGATTACGTCTCGGTCGGCCGCCTGACCCAGAGCGCACCTGCCGCCGACATCGGGCTCGATTTCACGCCGCTATGA
- a CDS encoding LytTR family DNA-binding domain-containing protein encodes MSIRTIIVDDEKLAIQGLQLRLLEFADVEVIDTCANGREAIRKIKTEKPDLVFLDIQMPGFDGFSVVKGVMEIDPPLFVFVTAFQEHAIRAFEANAVNYLMKPVDVDKLADTMERVRTRLAEKRSAEEAEKLKEVLAEVAPDAVEGLVEEDEAAATRYEKLINIKDRGQIFRVDVDSIEHIEAAGDYMLIYTADNSLVLRETMKDLDRRLDPRIFQRVHRSTIVNLDKVRQVKPHTNGECFLVLESGAQVKVSRSYRDVVARFVH; translated from the coding sequence ATGAGTATCCGCACGATCATCGTCGATGATGAAAAACTCGCCATCCAGGGGCTGCAATTGCGGCTCCTGGAATTCGCCGATGTCGAAGTGATCGATACTTGCGCCAATGGGCGCGAGGCGATCCGCAAGATCAAGACGGAAAAGCCCGATCTGGTCTTTCTCGACATCCAGATGCCTGGCTTCGACGGCTTTTCCGTCGTGAAGGGCGTAATGGAGATCGATCCGCCGCTGTTCGTCTTCGTCACGGCTTTTCAGGAACATGCGATCCGCGCCTTCGAGGCGAATGCGGTCAATTACCTGATGAAACCTGTGGACGTGGACAAGCTGGCCGACACGATGGAACGCGTGCGCACCCGCCTTGCCGAGAAGCGTTCCGCCGAAGAGGCAGAGAAGCTGAAGGAAGTGCTGGCCGAAGTCGCCCCCGATGCCGTCGAAGGCCTGGTGGAAGAGGATGAAGCCGCCGCCACCCGCTATGAGAAGCTGATCAACATCAAGGATCGCGGGCAGATTTTCCGCGTCGATGTCGATTCGATCGAGCATATCGAGGCGGCCGGCGATTACATGCTGATCTACACGGCCGATAATTCGCTGGTTCTTCGCGAAACGATGAAGGATCTGGACCGCAGGCTCGATCCGCGCATCTTCCAGCGCGTTCACCGCTCCACCATCGTCAATCTGGACAAGGTGCGGCAAGTGAAGCCCCACACCAATGGCGAATGTTTCCTGGTGCTGGAAAGCGGCGCACAGGTGAAGGTCAGCCGTTCCTATCGCGACGTGGTGGCACGCTTCGTCCACTGA
- a CDS encoding histidine kinase produces MAVLPSQPTPFFANKNRAFWQIQFAGWGGIFLFRSVSALANTQPLNFLVIILIAAITGFSISLLLSVIYRQLINRRPVITWTFSPLALGIAVCLYCFIDAWVISLYRPTSEASFAQLFLGVFYIDMTLLGAWSALYYAINYFLQAEEKADELAQMQLQATTAQLAMLRYQLNPHFLFNTLNSISTLVLLKQTEPANAMLTRLSAFLRHTLVNEPGGKVTVEEEVETLKLYLDIERMRFEERLRTEFRIDDSARRALLPSLLLQPLVENAIKYAVSPQEEGAKISISARLIGQRLRITVADTGPGLQNTRTGTNFASVGASGAGMVSSTGVGLTNIRDRLAQAYGDDHVFETRTPAQGGFTVVIEIPYEAAEQEETPTLPKLQSKPAMAGNAAQSQALAKGQQPVQRELGLGA; encoded by the coding sequence ATGGCCGTGCTGCCTTCCCAACCCACCCCGTTCTTCGCCAACAAGAATCGGGCATTCTGGCAAATCCAGTTCGCGGGCTGGGGGGGCATATTCTTGTTCCGCTCGGTCTCGGCGCTGGCCAATACCCAGCCGCTGAACTTCCTGGTGATCATCCTGATCGCCGCGATCACAGGCTTTTCGATCAGCCTGTTGCTGTCGGTGATCTATCGCCAGTTGATCAACCGGCGCCCGGTCATCACCTGGACTTTCAGCCCGCTGGCGCTGGGAATTGCGGTATGCCTTTACTGCTTCATCGATGCCTGGGTGATCAGCCTTTACCGGCCGACCAGCGAAGCGAGCTTTGCCCAGCTCTTCCTGGGTGTGTTCTATATCGACATGACCCTGCTGGGCGCATGGTCCGCGCTTTATTACGCGATCAACTACTTCCTGCAGGCGGAAGAAAAGGCCGACGAGCTTGCCCAGATGCAATTGCAGGCCACTACCGCGCAGCTTGCCATGCTGCGTTATCAGCTCAACCCGCACTTTCTGTTCAACACACTCAATTCCATTTCCACGCTGGTGCTGCTCAAGCAGACCGAGCCTGCCAATGCGATGCTGACCCGCCTTTCCGCCTTCCTGCGCCACACGCTGGTGAACGAGCCGGGAGGCAAGGTGACGGTGGAAGAGGAAGTGGAGACGCTGAAGCTCTATCTCGATATCGAGCGGATGCGTTTCGAAGAACGGCTGCGCACCGAATTCCGTATCGACGATTCAGCGCGCCGGGCGCTGCTCCCCTCGTTGCTGCTCCAGCCTCTGGTAGAGAATGCGATAAAATATGCGGTCTCTCCGCAGGAGGAAGGGGCCAAGATCAGCATCTCGGCGCGGCTCATCGGGCAAAGGCTTCGTATCACCGTTGCCGACACTGGCCCGGGATTGCAAAACACTCGCACGGGGACGAACTTCGCTAGTGTCGGCGCGAGTGGCGCGGGCATGGTTTCGTCCACCGGTGTCGGTCTTACCAACATCAGGGACCGTCTGGCTCAAGCCTATGGCGACGACCATGTCTTCGAAACCCGCACGCCGGCGCAAGGCGGCTTCACTGTGGTGATCGAGATCCCATATGAAGCGGCCGAGCAAGAGGAGACCCCAACCCTGCCGAAACTGCAGAGCAAGCCGGCCATGGCCGGAAACGCCGCACAGAGCCAAGCCCTCGCAAAGGGCCAACAGCCCGTTCAGCGCGAATTGGGGCTTGGCGCATGA
- a CDS encoding HD domain-containing protein, with protein MEEGTAQDWQIIAGEFRPYAASLPERVLDHLRLLLGDYGGFPVDRLEHSLQTATRAYRDGRDEPYVVMALLHDIGDTLGAYNHPDIAAAILKPFVSEELHWICLNHGVFQGYYFFHYLGMNRDLRENFRDHPWFDACAEFCEKYDQAAFDPDYPSEPLEFFVPMVERVFARPLNSIYSAAVE; from the coding sequence ATGGAAGAAGGCACGGCGCAGGACTGGCAGATCATCGCGGGTGAATTCCGCCCCTATGCGGCTTCACTGCCCGAACGGGTGCTGGATCATTTGCGCCTGCTCCTGGGCGATTATGGCGGTTTCCCGGTCGATCGGCTGGAACATTCGCTGCAGACGGCGACGCGTGCTTATCGCGACGGGCGGGACGAACCCTATGTGGTGATGGCCCTGCTCCACGACATCGGGGATACGCTGGGCGCCTATAACCATCCGGACATCGCCGCCGCGATCCTGAAGCCTTTCGTTTCGGAGGAACTGCACTGGATCTGCCTCAACCATGGCGTGTTCCAGGGATATTACTTCTTCCACTATCTGGGCATGAACCGTGATCTGCGGGAGAATTTCCGCGATCATCCATGGTTCGATGCCTGCGCGGAATTCTGCGAAAAATACGATCAGGCCGCGTTCGACCCTGACTATCCGTCAGAGCCGCTGGAATTCTTCGTGCCTATGGTGGAACGGGTCTTCGCCCGCCCGCTGAATTCGATTTACAGCGCGGCGGTGGAATAG
- a CDS encoding DsbA family protein yields MASSSRFGGILPTLAIIIGAALFGFAGGWAWQATGAGRGATETIVHDYILDHPEILPEAMQRMQQREMQARLAPLRSAIETPYPGAVLGNPNGKIVLVEFSDYACPYCRLSMPEVEALIATNKELKVVVREEAVISPDSDDAARMALAAADQGLYAAFHKTMFSKDTVNPATIDAAAQEAGVDLAKAKASIASGKYEMEIQNNQRIAEAVGFTGTPSWVIGDEAHSGALSRDVLAASIARVAKEKGL; encoded by the coding sequence ATGGCTTCTTCTTCGCGCTTCGGCGGCATCCTGCCCACTCTTGCCATTATCATTGGCGCTGCCCTGTTCGGGTTTGCGGGCGGCTGGGCCTGGCAGGCCACGGGTGCAGGGCGCGGCGCGACCGAAACGATCGTGCACGATTACATTCTCGACCATCCGGAGATTCTGCCCGAAGCGATGCAGCGCATGCAGCAGCGCGAGATGCAGGCCCGCCTTGCGCCGCTGCGCTCCGCAATCGAAACGCCTTATCCCGGCGCGGTTCTGGGCAACCCCAACGGCAAGATCGTGCTGGTCGAATTCTCGGATTATGCCTGCCCCTATTGCCGCCTGAGCATGCCCGAGGTGGAGGCACTGATCGCCACGAACAAGGAACTGAAGGTGGTCGTCCGCGAAGAAGCGGTGATTTCCCCTGACAGCGACGATGCCGCCCGCATGGCCCTCGCCGCCGCCGATCAGGGCCTTTACGCAGCCTTCCACAAGACGATGTTCTCGAAAGACACCGTCAATCCTGCCACTATCGACGCGGCCGCGCAGGAAGCCGGTGTCGATCTGGCCAAGGCCAAGGCCTCCATCGCCAGCGGCAAGTATGAGATGGAAATCCAGAACAATCAGCGCATCGCGGAAGCGGTGGGCTTCACCGGCACACCTTCCTGGGTGATCGGCGACGAGGCCCATTCGGGCGCCCTTTCTCGCGATGTGCTTGCCGCCTCCATCGCGCGCGTGGCGAAGGAAAAGGGCCTCTAG
- a CDS encoding M48 family metalloprotease, with the protein MRAPIRIIARLAALLAALQLAIQPAAAQSVLRDAETEKLLQDMVDPLSDAAGLGKGAVEIVLVQDSSINAFVAGGQRIYIHSGLINAADSANEVQGVMAHELGHITGGHIIRSSEGIQQATNITIVSLLLGVAAIAAGAGDAGMGILAAGQQAAMGKYLAFSRVQESSADAAGVEYLSKAGISGRGSIEFFKKLQNLEFRYGVSQKDDATYSRSHPLTGDRISNLQHDYERDVAWNKPSDPELEERFQRAKAKLYGYLANPQETLRAYPVTMTGIPARYARAYAYHKDAQVDKALAETTALIEADPHDPYFLELEGQILLESGRPREALEPLREATQLTNNTPLIATTFGHALIATEDSANFAEAETVLKAAVTRDRYNPFAWYQLGVVYAAQGDMPRARLASAEQQSMSGQMEEAMRSAQAAERGLPTGTPDWLRAQDIAMTAKAELERQKKRK; encoded by the coding sequence ATGCGCGCACCCATCCGGATCATCGCCCGACTGGCGGCATTGCTTGCCGCGCTACAGCTGGCCATCCAGCCTGCCGCCGCACAGTCCGTGCTGCGCGATGCCGAAACGGAAAAGCTGCTGCAGGACATGGTCGATCCACTGTCCGACGCTGCCGGGCTGGGCAAGGGCGCGGTCGAGATCGTGCTGGTGCAGGATAGTTCAATCAACGCCTTCGTAGCCGGCGGGCAGCGGATTTATATCCATAGCGGGCTGATCAATGCCGCCGATTCCGCCAATGAAGTTCAGGGCGTGATGGCGCACGAACTGGGCCACATCACCGGCGGGCACATCATCCGCAGTTCCGAAGGCATCCAGCAGGCGACCAATATCACTATTGTCTCGCTCCTGCTGGGCGTCGCAGCCATTGCGGCAGGCGCAGGCGATGCGGGCATGGGCATTCTGGCCGCCGGGCAACAGGCAGCCATGGGCAAATATCTGGCCTTCAGCCGCGTGCAGGAAAGTTCGGCGGACGCAGCGGGGGTGGAATATCTCTCCAAGGCGGGGATTTCCGGGCGCGGTTCGATCGAGTTCTTCAAGAAGCTGCAGAACCTCGAATTCCGCTATGGCGTGAGCCAGAAGGACGATGCCACCTATTCGCGCAGCCACCCGCTGACGGGCGACCGTATTTCCAACCTGCAGCATGATTATGAGCGCGATGTGGCGTGGAACAAACCCAGCGATCCGGAACTGGAAGAACGCTTCCAACGCGCCAAGGCCAAGCTCTATGGTTATCTGGCCAACCCGCAGGAAACCTTGCGCGCCTATCCCGTGACGATGACGGGCATTCCCGCACGCTATGCCCGTGCCTATGCCTATCACAAGGACGCACAGGTCGATAAGGCGCTGGCGGAAACCACTGCCCTGATCGAAGCCGATCCGCACGATCCCTATTTCCTTGAACTGGAAGGCCAGATCCTGCTCGAATCGGGCCGTCCGCGCGAGGCGTTGGAGCCACTGCGCGAAGCCACCCAGCTGACCAACAACACTCCGCTGATTGCCACCACTTTCGGCCACGCCCTTATCGCCACGGAAGACAGCGCGAATTTCGCGGAGGCGGAAACAGTGCTGAAAGCCGCCGTCACGCGTGACCGGTACAATCCCTTCGCCTGGTACCAGCTGGGCGTGGTCTATGCCGCGCAGGGCGATATGCCGCGCGCCAGGCTGGCCAGCGCCGAACAGCAATCCATGAGCGGCCAGATGGAAGAGGCCATGCGCAGCGCGCAAGCGGCCGAACGCGGGCTGCCCACCGGCACGCCGGACTGGCTGCGCGCGCAGGATATTGCGATGACGGCAAAAGCCGAGCTTGAACGGCAGAAGAAGCGCAAGTAG
- a CDS encoding alpha/beta hydrolase, translated as MRLGPRKIGCVLPAALLAVIALLLLGGFYLWARQTQSVATLDRIDGWFTHGRHRLRASLGPDPTQQLYIYPNRGAEPLPVLVFVHGGSWNSGDPADYGFIARNFAPQGYVVVLAGYRLGPKGRFPAMLEDTAAAVAWAHRNAARYGGDPDRILLMGHSAGAYNAAMVALDPQWLGRQGMTSDMIAGVVGLAGPYDFYPFTTDAARQAFGHWPRPAETQPVNFALAKAPPMLLLTGSDDTSVRPRNSEKLASALTAAGAPTRPIVLDGIGHAGILIRLAKPFDLSGETKRRVLAFLAERAESAKASAPVQPPER; from the coding sequence ATGAGGCTTGGCCCGCGCAAGATCGGCTGTGTGCTGCCGGCGGCGCTTCTGGCCGTAATCGCCCTGCTTTTGCTCGGCGGATTCTATCTCTGGGCACGCCAGACCCAGTCGGTCGCCACGCTTGACCGGATCGATGGCTGGTTCACTCACGGGCGGCACCGGCTGCGGGCCAGCCTGGGGCCGGATCCGACCCAGCAGCTCTACATCTATCCCAATCGCGGAGCAGAGCCTCTGCCGGTGCTGGTCTTCGTCCACGGCGGCAGCTGGAACAGCGGCGATCCGGCTGATTATGGCTTCATCGCGCGCAATTTCGCACCACAAGGCTATGTCGTGGTGCTGGCCGGCTATCGACTGGGGCCGAAAGGGCGCTTTCCCGCTATGCTGGAGGACACGGCAGCTGCCGTTGCCTGGGCGCATCGCAATGCCGCGCGCTATGGCGGCGATCCCGATCGCATCCTGCTGATGGGCCATTCGGCAGGGGCCTATAATGCCGCCATGGTCGCACTCGACCCACAATGGCTGGGCAGGCAGGGGATGACGAGCGACATGATTGCGGGCGTGGTCGGCCTTGCAGGCCCTTATGATTTCTATCCCTTCACGACCGATGCCGCGCGACAGGCCTTCGGCCACTGGCCCCGGCCCGCCGAAACGCAGCCGGTGAATTTCGCCCTGGCCAAGGCACCGCCTATGCTGTTGCTCACCGGCTCCGACGATACGTCCGTGCGCCCGCGTAACTCCGAAAAGCTGGCGAGCGCGCTCACCGCTGCTGGTGCGCCAACCCGGCCGATCGTGCTGGACGGAATTGGCCATGCAGGCATCCTGATCCGCTTGGCCAAACCTTTCGATCTGAGCGGGGAAACGAAGAGGCGGGTGCTTGCCTTCCTCGCCGAAAGGGCCGAATCTGCCAAGGCTTCAGCCCCGGTTCAGCCGCCGGAACGCTAG
- a CDS encoding MFS transporter → MADADSTQFGNPSAAMSLDSPFAPFRWPVFRRVWTANLTSALGSMIQMTAAAWLMTELTESHLLVALVQASVTVPVLLFGIFAGVIADNYDRRKVMLIANIAMLVLSAILAVLAWIGAIGPYSLLFFTMAIGAGFALNGPSWQASVRQMVPREDLPQAISLNTIAYNAARSVGPAIGGVVLSIWGPSTAFTINALSYLALVYILLRWRPVTPPRAQRHRVGAAIGAGLRFAVSSSPVRRVLTRALAFGIGAISFQALLPLVAREQLKGSEIGFGLMFGAFGVGSVITAVWVARVRRRFGPEAIVSAASIIAALAVTLLAVAPNIPIAMAAAFMAGCGHVSAMTSLNVSIQMRSPDELLGRSLSIFQSMIFGGMAVGSAAWGTLSDFVGTPNALLASAAWLLASLVVLRVLAPMPGIGEGHAPPAV, encoded by the coding sequence GTGGCGGACGCGGACAGCACTCAATTCGGCAATCCTTCGGCGGCCATGTCGCTCGATTCGCCATTCGCGCCGTTCCGCTGGCCGGTATTCCGCAGGGTGTGGACGGCCAACCTGACCTCGGCACTGGGCAGCATGATCCAGATGACCGCGGCGGCCTGGCTGATGACGGAATTGACCGAGTCCCACCTGCTGGTGGCGCTGGTGCAGGCATCCGTCACCGTGCCGGTGCTGCTGTTCGGCATCTTTGCCGGAGTAATCGCCGACAATTACGACCGGCGGAAGGTGATGCTGATCGCCAATATCGCCATGCTGGTGCTTTCCGCAATTCTGGCGGTTCTGGCATGGATCGGCGCAATCGGGCCCTATTCGCTGCTGTTCTTCACCATGGCCATCGGCGCGGGCTTCGCGTTGAACGGCCCTTCCTGGCAGGCATCGGTGCGCCAGATGGTACCGCGCGAGGATTTGCCGCAGGCCATTTCGCTCAACACCATCGCCTATAATGCCGCCCGCAGCGTCGGCCCGGCTATCGGCGGGGTGGTGCTGTCCATCTGGGGGCCTTCCACGGCCTTCACCATCAATGCACTGAGCTATCTGGCGCTGGTCTATATCCTGCTGCGCTGGCGCCCGGTCACGCCGCCGCGCGCGCAGCGACACAGGGTGGGTGCGGCTATCGGCGCTGGCCTGCGCTTTGCCGTGTCGAGCAGCCCGGTGCGCCGCGTGCTGACCCGCGCGCTGGCCTTCGGCATCGGGGCGATCAGCTTTCAGGCATTGCTGCCGCTGGTCGCGCGCGAACAGTTGAAGGGCAGCGAAATCGGCTTCGGCCTGATGTTCGGCGCATTCGGTGTCGGATCGGTCATCACTGCCGTCTGGGTAGCCCGCGTGCGCCGTCGCTTCGGGCCGGAAGCCATCGTCAGTGCCGCCAGCATCATTGCCGCACTGGCAGTGACCCTGCTGGCCGTCGCGCCGAATATTCCCATTGCCATGGCGGCTGCCTTCATGGCCGGCTGCGGCCATGTCTCGGCCATGACCAGCCTCAACGTCTCGATCCAGATGCGCAGCCCGGACGAATTGCTGGGCCGCAGCCTCTCCATCTTCCAGTCGATGATCTTCGGCGGCATGGCGGTCGGCTCAGCAGCATGGGGCACGCTGTCGGATTTCGTCGGCACGCCGAACGCCCTCCTGGCCTCAGCGGCATGGCTACTGGCATCTCTGGTAGTTCTGCGGGTGCTGGCGCCCATGCCGGGAATCGGAGAAGGCCACGCCCCTCCCGCCGTCTAG
- a CDS encoding DUF2141 domain-containing protein, with amino-acid sequence MRHGSRPFAALILAPALALAGSPLLAASSTGTTVTITVTDLRNTKGVVRACMTDDANIFPKCRQDPKSHRATVNAAGTVTITFENVAPGTYAIALLHDENNNGKADRALMMMPKEGYGFSRDAKVKMGPPSFKSAAFEVADKPLSQTIRMRYML; translated from the coding sequence GTGCGGCACGGATCGCGGCCTTTCGCAGCCCTGATCCTTGCCCCGGCGCTTGCGCTGGCCGGCAGCCCGCTGCTTGCGGCCTCCTCCACTGGCACTACGGTGACGATCACCGTGACCGATCTGCGCAACACCAAGGGCGTGGTGCGGGCCTGCATGACGGACGATGCCAACATCTTCCCCAAATGCCGGCAAGACCCGAAATCCCACCGTGCGACGGTAAATGCCGCGGGCACGGTGACGATCACTTTCGAGAATGTAGCGCCGGGCACCTATGCCATCGCGCTGCTGCATGACGAGAATAACAACGGCAAGGCCGACCGGGCACTGATGATGATGCCCAAGGAAGGCTATGGATTCTCCCGCGATGCCAAGGTGAAGATGGGCCCGCCCAGCTTCAAATCGGCCGCGTTCGAAGTGGCGGACAAGCCGCTGAGCCAGACGATTCGCATGCGCTACATGCTCTGA
- a CDS encoding sterol desaturase family protein, translating into MIQAAILSALAMTLIVGLRYLITSGAFAWATHKVRPGLYKGLTPQIRMEIFWSLASAAIYGVPAGIVAWGWQERGWTKIYTAWNDYPLWYLPLSLFLYLFLHDTWFYWTHRWMHRPAVFRVAHAVHHASRPPTAWAAMSFHPVEAITGAVVIPALVFFIPIHIAMLGTVLAIMTVMGVTNHMGWEMFPRALVHSRLGHWLITASHHHRHHENYRCNYGLYFRFWDHLCGTDRGLSQP; encoded by the coding sequence ATGATACAGGCCGCAATCCTCTCCGCACTGGCCATGACGCTGATCGTCGGCCTGCGTTATCTCATCACCAGCGGGGCCTTTGCCTGGGCGACTCACAAGGTCCGCCCCGGCCTCTACAAGGGTCTCACCCCCCAGATTCGCATGGAAATCTTCTGGTCGCTCGCTTCGGCGGCGATCTATGGTGTGCCTGCGGGCATCGTCGCATGGGGTTGGCAGGAACGCGGCTGGACGAAGATCTACACCGCATGGAACGATTATCCGCTGTGGTATCTGCCGCTGTCGCTGTTCCTCTACCTCTTCCTGCACGACACCTGGTTCTACTGGACCCACCGCTGGATGCACCGCCCGGCCGTGTTCCGCGTGGCCCATGCCGTGCATCACGCCAGCCGCCCGCCGACAGCCTGGGCGGCCATGAGCTTCCATCCGGTGGAAGCGATCACCGGGGCGGTGGTGATCCCGGCATTGGTGTTCTTCATCCCCATCCACATCGCCATGCTGGGAACGGTGCTGGCGATCATGACGGTGATGGGCGTTACCAATCACATGGGCTGGGAGATGTTCCCCCGCGCCCTTGTTCATTCCCGGCTCGGGCACTGGCTGATAACTGCCAGCCACCACCATCGTCATCATGAGAATTACCGATGCAATTACGGCCTCTACTTCCGCTTCTGGGATCATCTGTGCGGCACGGATCGCGGCCTTTCGCAGCCCTGA
- a CDS encoding MmcB family DNA repair protein, which translates to MGDSLAILTPEQEAAERHARAVARGIARLFARNDIWCLAEMPLRNGRRADLMGIDPKGQIVIVEIKVSRADLLGDGKWPDYLDYCDRFFWGVPPELDRAPLETEGFLPSTCGVIVADGYDAEILRPAPLQPLVAARRKVEVERLARTALRRQLALLDPHVGRWGGA; encoded by the coding sequence ATGGGCGATTCTCTCGCGATACTAACCCCGGAACAGGAAGCCGCCGAACGGCACGCCCGGGCCGTGGCGCGCGGAATCGCACGGCTGTTTGCCCGCAACGACATCTGGTGCCTGGCCGAAATGCCCCTGCGCAACGGCCGCCGGGCAGACCTGATGGGGATCGACCCCAAGGGCCAGATCGTGATTGTAGAAATCAAAGTCAGCCGTGCAGACCTGCTGGGCGACGGCAAGTGGCCGGACTATCTGGACTATTGCGACCGGTTTTTCTGGGGCGTCCCTCCGGAACTGGACAGGGCACCGCTGGAGACGGAAGGGTTCCTGCCCAGCACATGCGGCGTGATCGTGGCCGATGGCTACGATGCGGAGATTTTGCGCCCCGCCCCGCTGCAGCCGCTCGTCGCCGCGCGGCGCAAGGTGGAAGTGGAACGGCTGGCCCGCACAGCCCTGCGCCGCCAGCTTGCCCTGCTCGATCCCCATGTGGGCCGCTGGGGCGGAGCCTAG